The following are encoded in a window of Roseimaritima ulvae genomic DNA:
- a CDS encoding aldose 1-epimerase family protein, giving the protein MDFEQIAAERVRWEDEPSLCAVNCSTTKGTITLRRGHFVDGAAAGVEVVSIDTGAVRVIVLPSRGMAIWRMESAGKRFGWQSPVAGPVHPSLVPVFDPGGIGWLEGFDELLVRCGLESNGAPQWNDAGQLEYPLHGRIANLPASVLKVEVDPESGRLTLEGVVTEARLFIKRLELRSRLTVTAGETSVEIEDTVTNGLSRAATAQMLYHINVGPPVLGPGAELQVASQEVKGKDEQSQAEIAQWNQIGEPQSGYAERVYFVTPESSDGVHSAALLKSADGTLGLGVQFDTRTLPQLVVWKNTAAMDDGYVVGIEPATNLPNTRGEETAAGRVVTLEAGESVTFRVRLQPMTTAVDVADYATQQFG; this is encoded by the coding sequence ATGGATTTTGAACAGATCGCGGCGGAACGTGTGCGGTGGGAAGACGAACCCAGCTTGTGCGCGGTGAATTGTTCCACGACCAAAGGCACGATCACGCTGCGTCGAGGCCATTTTGTCGACGGAGCCGCCGCGGGTGTGGAAGTCGTTTCGATCGACACCGGCGCTGTGCGAGTCATCGTGTTGCCCTCGCGAGGCATGGCGATCTGGCGAATGGAATCCGCAGGCAAACGATTCGGTTGGCAGTCGCCCGTCGCCGGACCGGTGCACCCGAGTTTGGTGCCGGTGTTTGATCCCGGCGGCATCGGTTGGCTGGAAGGCTTTGACGAGTTGCTGGTCCGCTGCGGTTTGGAAAGCAACGGCGCCCCACAGTGGAACGACGCGGGACAACTGGAGTATCCGCTGCATGGCCGCATCGCCAACCTGCCGGCCAGCGTGCTAAAGGTCGAAGTGGATCCGGAGTCTGGGCGGCTGACGCTGGAGGGCGTGGTCACCGAAGCTCGGCTGTTCATCAAACGCCTGGAACTGCGCAGTCGGTTGACCGTGACGGCCGGAGAAACGTCGGTCGAAATCGAAGACACGGTCACCAACGGTTTATCCCGAGCGGCCACGGCGCAAATGCTGTACCACATCAACGTGGGTCCGCCGGTGCTGGGTCCGGGCGCCGAGCTGCAGGTGGCCAGCCAAGAAGTCAAAGGAAAAGACGAACAGTCGCAAGCCGAGATTGCTCAGTGGAATCAAATCGGTGAGCCTCAAAGCGGGTACGCCGAACGCGTGTACTTTGTCACGCCCGAAAGTTCCGACGGAGTGCATTCTGCGGCGTTGTTGAAATCCGCGGATGGGACGTTGGGGTTGGGCGTCCAGTTCGACACCCGCACGCTGCCTCAGCTGGTCGTTTGGAAGAATACCGCAGCGATGGATGACGGCTACGTGGTGGGCATCGAGCCAGCGACCAATCTGCCCAACACGCGTGGCGAAGAAACCGCGGCGGGCCGAGTGGTCACGCTGGAGGCCGGCGAGTCGGTCACGTTTCGCGTGCGGCTGCAACCGATGACAACGGCCGTCGACGTAGCGGACTACGCAACCCAGCAGTTTGGTTAA
- a CDS encoding DUF1598 domain-containing protein: MKRLRCVCVAGLGVVLLLLVSPLAVPQDALGPVAAGEFGLARAAADGLAGAQRDGRLSGLALQQSLSGDPLAASRSIASIGDPGQQAAAIQGVRGGGSLADFTQLMSLIETTVAPDTWEALGGPSTMAPYPGGIFVDAEGLVRDSDLQAAGASLDDIAALLGTAASNADANDWRQPSPLRVVSLRRLAQEWIRLQTLGQPPSESLYNVGGLSRIEYVMIDEAKPDILLAGAVGGIETSNGWPRDRKTGAATLQLPVVMAVVRSVFDRQSFGCTIDPTNEGIARSMAVAAQIQQDKIPIGNAADALQTALGRQTVSVFGTTGDGPLGWMLVEADRHMKQLALGQQPMPRGVPNYLDVVTKMIAQGPPDGQLLRLWFTANPISIRADADRNTFQLVGRPIKLASEDQRPDQLGNRHVAAVDPRSRAFTAAFNQHFDAIAMKYPIYSSLEGMYAIACVSELVRQHMDAQAMQQVLGPLAHDSASTIATLPTPRVVDSIAVMHTVKHRGKRHHIIVASGGVLVDSSQTLTGKLETYDSLASSRPSDTFRPASLDRWWWNAGK; the protein is encoded by the coding sequence ATGAAGCGATTGCGTTGTGTTTGTGTTGCGGGACTGGGTGTTGTCCTGCTGCTGCTCGTCTCCCCGCTCGCGGTTCCCCAAGACGCCCTTGGGCCGGTGGCCGCTGGCGAGTTCGGATTGGCTCGCGCGGCAGCCGACGGTCTGGCGGGCGCCCAACGTGACGGCCGGCTCTCCGGCTTGGCTCTGCAACAGAGTTTGTCGGGCGATCCGCTGGCAGCATCGCGTTCGATCGCTTCGATCGGCGATCCTGGTCAACAAGCCGCCGCCATCCAAGGCGTTCGCGGCGGCGGCAGTTTGGCGGACTTCACCCAGCTGATGAGCCTGATCGAAACCACGGTCGCTCCGGATACTTGGGAAGCGTTGGGCGGCCCGAGCACAATGGCGCCTTATCCGGGCGGCATCTTTGTCGATGCCGAAGGTCTGGTGCGGGACTCGGATCTGCAGGCGGCCGGCGCGTCGTTGGACGACATCGCCGCTCTACTGGGTACCGCCGCGTCCAACGCCGACGCAAACGATTGGCGGCAACCCTCGCCGCTGCGAGTCGTGTCGTTGCGACGGCTGGCACAGGAATGGATCCGTTTGCAGACGTTGGGTCAGCCGCCCAGCGAATCGCTGTATAACGTCGGCGGGTTGAGCCGCATTGAGTACGTAATGATCGACGAAGCCAAACCGGACATTCTGCTGGCCGGGGCGGTGGGAGGCATCGAAACATCGAACGGCTGGCCGCGTGACCGCAAAACCGGCGCCGCGACGTTGCAGCTGCCGGTCGTGATGGCGGTGGTGCGTTCGGTTTTCGATCGCCAATCGTTTGGCTGCACCATCGATCCCACCAACGAAGGCATCGCGCGTTCGATGGCGGTGGCGGCCCAGATTCAACAAGACAAGATTCCGATCGGTAACGCCGCCGACGCGTTGCAAACCGCTCTGGGACGTCAAACGGTTTCGGTATTCGGCACCACCGGCGATGGACCGCTGGGTTGGATGTTGGTCGAAGCCGACCGGCATATGAAGCAGCTGGCGTTGGGACAGCAACCGATGCCACGCGGCGTTCCCAACTACCTGGACGTGGTCACCAAGATGATCGCTCAGGGGCCACCCGACGGCCAACTGCTGCGATTGTGGTTTACCGCCAATCCGATTTCGATCCGCGCCGATGCCGATCGCAACACCTTCCAATTAGTCGGTCGCCCGATCAAGCTGGCCAGTGAAGATCAGCGTCCCGACCAACTGGGCAATCGACATGTTGCCGCCGTGGATCCTCGCAGCCGTGCTTTCACCGCCGCGTTTAATCAACACTTCGATGCGATCGCGATGAAGTACCCGATCTACAGTTCACTGGAAGGCATGTACGCGATCGCTTGCGTGTCGGAACTGGTGCGACAACACATGGATGCTCAAGCCATGCAACAGGTGCTGGGACCGCTGGCCCATGACTCGGCCAGCACCATCGCCACGCTGCCGACGCCCCGAGTTGTTGATTCGATTGCGGTCATGCATACTGTCAAACATCGTGGCAAGCGACACCATATCATCGTTGCCAGCGGTGGCGTATTAGTCGACAGTTCCCAGACCCTGACGGGAAAACTGGAAACCTACGACAGCTTGGCTTCGTCGCGTCCCAGCGACACCTTCCGTCCCGCTTCGCTGGATCGCTGGTGGTGGAACGCGGGGAAGTAA
- a CDS encoding prenyltransferase/squalene oxidase repeat-containing protein produces MAGSSGVAKGSASRAVPPPPPPAATPAAIRPPRPNARTAAAVQPAAVASASGPAAAAAAGNQAPATGVGSAKGIRWKGELQGIAEEQAEAEAEEEDLVEETLREAPSWLISLVIHLVVLLLLALLASPAGHRIGRVVLTLGPATEESDSDELSEFQMEDPMDSMVESFDDLPVDTPVELPDPSDMPLMDLPDPEPLSTMNVPLEAGNIPIKPMVTGRSGAMKSALLAAYGGDATTVEAVDAGLAWLKKQQRRDGSWSLTGPYLDGATSENKAAATAMALLAFQGDGNTHLTGKYAKEVERGTKFLLNQQDREGFFASGTRVRHARAYAQAQCTIAISELYAMTQDSWLREPAQKAVKYAERAQSRSGGWRYEPRIGADLSVTGWFVMALESARSAGLEVDPQVMYKVDEYLDLVQSYDGAAYSYQERGTASPTMTAEGLLCRQYLGWQRDHPALVEAVETITTNYNFNIEEGNYYYWYYATQVLHHYGGAPWTRWNARMKSQLPDAQVRSGREAGSWSPQGSRWGNSGGRLYTTCLSIYCLEVYYRHLPLYALNQKPAAVKQREPGPNDFVPGDL; encoded by the coding sequence GTGGCCGGTTCATCGGGCGTAGCTAAGGGTTCGGCGTCGCGTGCCGTCCCGCCGCCCCCTCCACCGGCCGCCACGCCGGCTGCGATTCGCCCGCCGCGTCCCAACGCTCGCACGGCCGCAGCGGTTCAACCCGCTGCCGTTGCATCCGCTTCCGGTCCCGCCGCTGCAGCCGCCGCAGGCAATCAGGCTCCGGCCACCGGCGTCGGTTCCGCCAAAGGCATTCGCTGGAAGGGGGAACTGCAGGGCATCGCCGAGGAGCAGGCCGAAGCGGAAGCCGAAGAGGAGGATCTGGTCGAAGAAACGCTGCGCGAGGCACCGTCGTGGCTGATCAGTCTGGTGATCCACTTGGTCGTACTGTTGTTGTTGGCTCTGTTAGCTTCTCCGGCCGGCCACCGCATCGGCCGCGTGGTGTTGACCTTGGGCCCGGCAACCGAGGAAAGCGACAGCGATGAATTGTCGGAATTCCAAATGGAAGACCCCATGGATTCGATGGTGGAATCCTTTGATGACCTTCCCGTCGACACGCCGGTAGAGCTGCCCGATCCGTCGGATATGCCCTTGATGGATCTGCCCGATCCGGAACCGCTGTCGACGATGAACGTACCGCTGGAGGCGGGCAACATACCGATCAAGCCGATGGTTACCGGTCGCAGCGGGGCGATGAAGAGCGCCCTACTGGCAGCGTACGGAGGCGACGCGACGACGGTGGAAGCGGTCGACGCGGGACTGGCTTGGTTGAAGAAACAACAGCGTCGCGACGGATCGTGGAGTTTGACGGGACCGTATTTGGACGGGGCAACCAGTGAGAACAAGGCGGCGGCCACGGCGATGGCGTTGCTGGCTTTTCAAGGGGACGGCAATACGCACCTGACGGGCAAGTACGCCAAAGAAGTTGAACGCGGCACCAAATTCCTGCTTAACCAACAAGACCGTGAAGGCTTCTTCGCCAGTGGCACCCGCGTCCGCCATGCCCGCGCTTACGCGCAAGCTCAATGCACGATCGCGATCAGCGAACTGTATGCGATGACCCAGGATTCCTGGCTTCGCGAACCTGCCCAGAAAGCGGTCAAATATGCCGAGCGAGCTCAGAGCCGCAGCGGGGGCTGGAGATACGAACCGCGGATCGGTGCCGACTTGTCGGTAACCGGCTGGTTCGTGATGGCTCTGGAAAGTGCGCGCTCGGCCGGCTTGGAAGTCGACCCGCAGGTGATGTACAAGGTCGACGAATACCTCGACTTGGTGCAGTCCTATGACGGCGCAGCGTACTCCTACCAGGAACGCGGCACGGCTTCGCCCACGATGACCGCCGAAGGTTTATTGTGCCGCCAGTACTTGGGTTGGCAACGCGATCATCCGGCTTTGGTGGAAGCCGTCGAAACGATTACCACCAACTACAACTTCAATATCGAAGAAGGCAACTATTACTACTGGTATTACGCCACCCAGGTGCTGCATCATTACGGCGGCGCACCGTGGACCCGTTGGAATGCACGGATGAAGTCTCAACTGCCAGACGCTCAGGTCCGCAGCGGTCGCGAGGCCGGCAGTTGGTCGCCTCAGGGTAGTCGCTGGGGAAATTCCGGCGGGCGCCTGTATACGACCTGCCTGTCGATCTATTGCTTGGAGGTCTATTATCGCCACCTGCCGCTGTACGCGCTGAACCAGAAACCCGCCGCGGTCAAGCAACGCGAACCGGGGCCCAACGATTTTGTGCCCGGGGATCTGTAA